Genomic DNA from Erythrobacter aureus:
TCGGAAAATGAAGGAGTAGCCGCTTCGGCCATGCCGGTGACTGACAATACAATGGAAACACCGATTGTTGCGGAAAGCGAGCTTGCGCCGATCCCTGAGCCCATCCGAGATGAAAGTTCCGCTGCGCTCCTATTCGCCCTGCTGGGCATCGGCGGGATCGGTTTGGTTGCCTTCCTTCTGATGCGCCGCCGTCGCCGTACCACGGATGTGCCGACAATTGAGCGCCCGGTAGTGGCCGCACCGATGACTATCGACCGCGAGCCGGTGGTGACCGCCCTTGACGAAGCGCCCCATCGCGAACTTCCGGTTGATCCGGCCCCCACTCAGCCGACCAGCGATGTTGCCGTGCCGCTTCCCGTACAGCTTCCTGAAAGCCGCCGCGAACGCGGCCGTCTTCTGCGGAGCCTGATCGAAGCGCGTCCCGACCGGGCCAATCCATTCCGCTCGTACAAGGCGCGTGCCAAACGTGCCCGCCTGATCCTCCAGTCGATCGGAACCCGTTTCACCAATCGCAAGCCGGGCATCGATCTGAGCCAGTACACCAATGTCTGGCCGGAACTGCGCGGCTGGCGTCCTGCGGCAGCCTAAACCCCTCCCGACCCCTCGAATGGTGTCGCAGCGGTAGGGGCGCCCTCCCACAAGGAAGGCGCCCCTATTGCCGTGTCACGCAGCGATGGAGAGATCGGACGCTGTGAGCGCCTGTTCGAGATCGGCAAAGATGTCCTCGGCATCCTCAAGCCCGATCGAGAGGCGCAGCAGGCCTTCGCCGATACCGTGCGCGGTGCGTTCCTCCGCCGTGTAGGTCGAATGGGTCATGCTCGCAGGGTGCTGGACCAGCGTTTCGGCATCGCCGAGCGAGACCGCGCGGACGATCATGTTCAGCCGGTTCATGAAACGGATGCCCTGATCGTAGCCACCGGCGAGGTCGAAGGCGATCATCCCGCCAGGCAGCGCCATTTGGCGCCGGGCCAGGGCGTGATGGCCGAAGCTTTCGAGGCCGGGATAGTGGACGGCGGCAACCTGCGGTTGCGCTTCGAGCCACCGCGCCACTTCCAGCGCGGTTTTGCTGTGCCGCTCCATCCGCAGCGCCAGCGTCTTCAATCCGCGCATGATGAGCGTGGCGGTGAAGGGGCTCATCACCGCACCGGTCATGTCCTTGAGGCCTTCGAGCCTCACGCGCTGCATTGTTTCGGCGCTTCCGACCACGAGTCCGCCGACGAGGTCGCCATGGCCGCCGAGATATTTGGTTGCGGAGTGGACAACCACATCCGCGCCCAGTTCGACCGGACGGGTGATGGCGGGAGTGGCATAGGTGTTGTCGACCACCACCTGGGCGCCACGGGCATGGGCCACTTCGCTGATCGCGGCGATATCGACCAGCCGCATATTGGGGTTGGCCGGGGTTTCGAAATAGACCAGTTTCACCATGTCGTTCATCGCCGCTTCTAGCGCTGACGGATCGGTCAGATCGACATGGGTAACCTTCACTCCGAATTTGGTAAGGCCGTGACGGAAGAAGGCGAAGGTGCAGCCATAGAGCGTCTTGTCGGTAACGATCTCGTCGCCTGCACTCAGCAACGTCCACATAACCGCAGTGATCGCGCCCATACCGCTGGCGGTGGCGACACCAGCATCGGCCCCTTCGAGCGTGGCGATGCGCTGTTCGAGCAAGTCGAGCGTCGGGTTGGATATCCGGCTGTAGAAATAGCCCGGCTGTTCGCCTGCAAAGATCGCACCGCCCTGTTCCGCGCTGTCGAAGGCGAAGGTGGAGGCCATGTGCATCGGCGGAGTGAGCGCGCCATGGTTCTCGGTCGGGTCGTACCCGTGATGGATAGCGCGGCTGGAAAACCCGGATAAGGGCGTGCGGCTCATGATACTGACCTTTCAATACGTCTTGGGGATCAATATACAGCCAAATGGATGGAATATGTCTGCAAATTGCGCCAATGAAAAAGGCTTCTTTGGCATATTATGCTAATCGGAGGGGTGGATGGATACGAAAGACCGCCATATTCTGCGCGAGTTGCAGCGCGATGGTCGGCTAACCAATGCTGAACTGGCCGAGCGGGTAAACCTCTCGCCGTCGCCGTGCCTCAGGCGCGTTCGCAATCTGGAAAAAGCGGGAGTGATCGACCGCTATGTCGCAATCGTCGACCGTGAGGCGGCCGGCTATCCGATTACAGCTTTCGTGCAGGTCACACTGGATCGGCATGATCGCGAAGTGGTCGAAGGTTTCGAGCGGCGTGTGCGGGAGACGCCCCAGATCCTGACCTGCCACCTGCTGACAGGCAGCTCGGACTATATGTTGCAGATCGTGGTTGCCGGGCTCGATGCCTATGAAGATTTCATGCGCAACACGCTGCACACGACACCCGGAATAGCGACGATCAATACCAGCCTAGTCTACAGTACGATCAAGGATACCGTCGAGCTTCCCTAGGGAGTTATGCAAACGAGCGAGGTCGGCATTCGCCGACCCCGCCCCTGTCTACCGGAATATCGCGTTCCGGAGCGCGTTCAGCATTTGCCGAAGGTCTTGGAGATGATCGTCACACCGGCGACCGAAATGGTCACTTTCACGCCGGTCGGGAAGCCCCAGGTTGTGCAGATGCTCAGGCAGGCCTGCGCAGCGGTGCCTTCGGGAACCGAAATCGGGATCGGGATGCACACCGATCCGATGCCCAGCGGCAGGTCCAGGCAGACCTTATGGTCCTTCACCGTTACGCTGATACATTCGGCCAGTGCGGCATACTCGCCGCCTCCTAGAATATTCGGGCTGCCATCGGAGGCTTCGATGCCTACCGTTTCGTTATGACGACGCGCGGCATCAAGTGCCTGTTCGACCTTTTCTTGGTTGAAGCTTGGAAAGTTTGCCATAATTGTAACCTCCTAGTTTGGTTGTTTGCGACATTAGCTGCCGCACGGAGATTGTTTCTGTTTCGGCAAAGCTTTTCGAATCCGACTCAGTCCATGGTGGCGCATACAAAGGTTGCAATCGCCCAAGGCGCGCCAAGTGGCTTGAAGAAGATTCCACGGAATCGGACATATCTGCGCAGGGCAACTTGCTGCTTGCGTCGGTGCTGCATTTTCGCGAGAGGCCGAGGCATGAGCATGACCGATCTGATCGCCGCCGCACGTGTGTCCAAGGCCTGGCCGTTCCAGGAAGCACAGCGCCTGCTCAAACGTTATCCCGACGGCACGAAGCCGGATGGTTCGCCTGTGCTGTTCGAAACCGGCTATGGCCCGTCGGGCCTGCCGCATATCGGCACCTTCCAGGAAGTGCTGCGCACAACGCTCGTAAGGCGCGCGTTCGAGGCCATGATCGGCGCGAAGCCCGAAGACGGCAAGACCCGGCTCGTCGCTTTTTCCGACGACATGGACGGGCTGCGCAAGGTTCCGGACAATGTGCCCAATCAAGAATTGCTCGAGGCCAATCTGCACCTGCCGTTAAGCCGTGTGCCCGACCCATTCGAAAAGGGGCATGAAAGCTTCGCCGCGCACAACAACGCCAAGCTGCGCGAATTTCTCGACCGCTTCGGGTTCGAGTACGAATTCATCGCCTCGAACGACATGTATAATTCCGGCCGCTTCGACGATGCGCTTCGCCAGGTCCTGCGCAAGAACCAGGACATTCTGGACATCATGTTGCCCACGCTGCGCGAAGAACGCCGACAGACCTATTCGCCCGTCCTGCCGATTTCGCCCTC
This window encodes:
- a CDS encoding methionine gamma-lyase, translating into MSRTPLSGFSSRAIHHGYDPTENHGALTPPMHMASTFAFDSAEQGGAIFAGEQPGYFYSRISNPTLDLLEQRIATLEGADAGVATASGMGAITAVMWTLLSAGDEIVTDKTLYGCTFAFFRHGLTKFGVKVTHVDLTDPSALEAAMNDMVKLVYFETPANPNMRLVDIAAISEVAHARGAQVVVDNTYATPAITRPVELGADVVVHSATKYLGGHGDLVGGLVVGSAETMQRVRLEGLKDMTGAVMSPFTATLIMRGLKTLALRMERHSKTALEVARWLEAQPQVAAVHYPGLESFGHHALARRQMALPGGMIAFDLAGGYDQGIRFMNRLNMIVRAVSLGDAETLVQHPASMTHSTYTAEERTAHGIGEGLLRLSIGLEDAEDIFADLEQALTASDLSIAA
- a CDS encoding Lrp/AsnC family transcriptional regulator, with amino-acid sequence MDTKDRHILRELQRDGRLTNAELAERVNLSPSPCLRRVRNLEKAGVIDRYVAIVDREAAGYPITAFVQVTLDRHDREVVEGFERRVRETPQILTCHLLTGSSDYMLQIVVAGLDAYEDFMRNTLHTTPGIATINTSLVYSTIKDTVELP